A stretch of Kyrpidia spormannii DNA encodes these proteins:
- a CDS encoding aldo/keto reductase, whose product MKYRTIPGTDIRVSEVGFGVWSVATTWWGVRDQNTALRLLHQAFDAGVTFFDTADVYGTGKGETILAEAFPGKRDRIIIGTKFGYDIYSNPGERTGMSELPQKWTPEFIRFACEQSLKRLGTDYIDIYQLHNTRMSTLQQDIIFETLERLKDEGKIRAYGPALGPDIGWRNEGLYALENRSIHVMQVIYNLLEQWPSLDLFEPAERNHVGLIVRVPHASGLLDGTYNPEKHFDKSDHRNHRKHEWMGRGLQAVEKLRFLTAGTGRTLGQAAIQFALAQPSVVTVLPNFTSEANVAEFTAAPDVPPLTEEEQARIRTLWDQELRELLDQPYADSEKKPIPVAR is encoded by the coding sequence ATGAAATATCGCACCATACCCGGAACGGACATTCGGGTTTCTGAAGTAGGGTTCGGAGTGTGGTCGGTGGCGACCACGTGGTGGGGAGTCCGCGATCAAAACACCGCCCTGCGGCTGCTGCATCAGGCCTTCGATGCGGGGGTCACTTTTTTTGATACCGCCGATGTCTATGGCACCGGTAAGGGAGAGACGATCCTGGCCGAAGCGTTTCCCGGGAAACGCGATCGGATTATCATCGGCACGAAGTTCGGTTATGACATTTACAGCAATCCGGGTGAGCGAACGGGGATGTCCGAGCTTCCGCAGAAGTGGACGCCGGAATTCATCCGCTTTGCGTGCGAACAGAGCCTGAAACGGCTTGGGACCGATTATATCGATATTTACCAGTTGCACAACACCCGCATGTCCACACTGCAACAGGATATTATCTTTGAGACCCTTGAGCGTCTCAAAGACGAAGGGAAGATCCGCGCCTACGGGCCGGCTTTGGGGCCGGATATTGGTTGGCGGAACGAAGGGTTGTACGCCCTGGAGAACCGATCCATCCACGTCATGCAGGTCATTTACAACCTGTTGGAGCAATGGCCCTCCCTGGACCTGTTTGAGCCTGCGGAACGGAACCACGTCGGCTTGATCGTCAGGGTTCCCCACGCATCCGGGCTGCTCGACGGCACATATAACCCGGAAAAACACTTTGATAAATCAGATCATCGCAATCACCGGAAACATGAGTGGATGGGGCGTGGATTGCAAGCGGTGGAGAAGCTCCGGTTCTTGACCGCGGGCACCGGCCGCACCCTGGGCCAGGCGGCGATTCAATTCGCCCTCGCCCAGCCCTCGGTGGTGACGGTGTTGCCGAATTTCACCAGTGAGGCCAATGTCGCCGAATTTACCGCGGCCCCGGATGTGCCGCCCCTCACCGAGGAGGAACAGGCGCGGATCCGCACACTGTGGGACCAAGAACTTCGGGAGTTGCTCGATCAACCCTATGCCGACAGCGAGAAAAAACCGATCCCCGTGGCCCGTTAA
- a CDS encoding cytochrome c oxidase assembly protein: MPFCGTPIDGSLWSSWNIPLLAVVLAIGVWYWATWRRWRASGGTGDRSAGVGRKVSFYSGLTLFYLVAASPVDYIGHMYLFSVHMTAMALEYMVVPPLVLLGLPEWMVRSWMQVRGIERLIRVLSRPLFALITLNLLFTAYHFPSVFDFLMSHGSLAVWVHLVMMIAAFINWLPVIQPFAGVKRLSELQKIIYLFADAVLLTPACAFIIFSGGPLYVTYDAMPRLIPSLSIYVDQQLGGIIMKLTQEAAYIGAIVYIFVQWTRKEKERDRQDKKGQLVFFPVDKDGFHGANTW, translated from the coding sequence TTGCCATTTTGCGGCACGCCCATTGATGGATCCCTGTGGTCCTCTTGGAACATTCCGCTGCTGGCTGTCGTTCTGGCTATAGGAGTGTGGTACTGGGCCACATGGCGCAGGTGGCGGGCCTCGGGCGGCACCGGAGACCGATCGGCCGGGGTGGGCCGGAAAGTTTCCTTCTATAGTGGCTTGACCCTGTTTTACCTGGTGGCCGCCAGTCCGGTCGACTACATTGGGCACATGTACCTGTTCAGCGTCCACATGACGGCCATGGCCCTGGAGTACATGGTGGTCCCGCCGCTGGTGCTGTTGGGCCTCCCAGAATGGATGGTTCGGTCATGGATGCAGGTCCGGGGGATTGAACGGCTGATCCGGGTCCTCAGCCGCCCCCTGTTTGCGTTGATCACGTTGAACCTGTTATTCACGGCCTACCATTTCCCGTCCGTGTTCGATTTTCTCATGTCTCACGGCTCATTGGCCGTCTGGGTGCACTTGGTGATGATGATCGCGGCGTTTATCAACTGGTTGCCGGTGATCCAACCCTTTGCGGGGGTGAAGCGCCTCAGCGAACTCCAGAAGATCATCTACCTATTCGCGGACGCAGTGCTCCTGACTCCGGCCTGTGCTTTTATCATTTTCTCGGGCGGCCCGCTTTACGTCACCTACGATGCCATGCCGAGGCTGATCCCAAGCCTGTCGATCTATGTGGACCAGCAGCTGGGCGGCATTATCATGAAGCTGACCCAAGAGGCCGCCTACATCGGCGCCATCGTGTACATCTTCGTGCAGTGGACCCGGAAGGAGAAGGAGCGGGATCGGCAGGACAAAAAAGGACAGTTGGTTTTCTTCCCCGTGGACAAGGATGGGTTTCATGGGGCGAACACCTGGTAA
- a CDS encoding SpoVR family protein, which produces MPRGDLDRLEEVIERMTDIAESFGLRPFPMRYEICPADVVYAVGAYGMPTRFAHWSFGKAFERMKLQYDTGLSKIYELVINGDPCYAFLLDTNTLLQNKLIVAHVLAHSDFFRNNVHFSTTPRDMVERMSVYAERIRRYEMVHGEDTVEAFLDDALVVAEHTPPPSPVGPGRPPREAEEGREGGRAKRDRLREDIPAYLIEYSPELEDWQRDILAALREEMRYFWPQLETKIMNEGWATYWHLRIMREMDLPPDEALEFARMHSQVTQPGGYSINPYRLGLAIYEAQGEDLERLFEIREGETDVSFLRNYLTESLVEEQDLYLWEAARGELRVMEKDWRRVRDALVAERVHGGLPTLEVAGESPRGELVLHHRYEGVPLDLKHLKKALMAVRRLWGTTVHLDTVVDERPVRFTAAVDGVRSEPIYAGGVGPSGS; this is translated from the coding sequence GTGCCACGTGGGGATTTGGATCGTTTGGAGGAAGTAATCGAGCGCATGACTGATATCGCCGAATCTTTTGGACTCCGTCCGTTTCCGATGCGCTATGAGATCTGCCCGGCTGACGTCGTCTATGCCGTTGGCGCCTACGGGATGCCCACCCGATTTGCTCATTGGAGTTTTGGCAAAGCTTTCGAGCGGATGAAACTGCAGTATGACACGGGGCTCAGCAAGATCTATGAACTGGTGATCAATGGTGATCCTTGTTATGCCTTTTTATTGGATACCAATACTCTCCTTCAGAATAAGCTGATCGTGGCCCACGTTCTCGCCCACTCCGATTTCTTTCGCAATAATGTCCACTTTTCCACCACGCCCCGGGACATGGTGGAACGGATGTCGGTTTATGCGGAGCGGATTCGACGTTATGAAATGGTTCATGGGGAAGACACCGTGGAAGCGTTTTTGGACGATGCTTTGGTGGTGGCGGAGCATACGCCTCCGCCCTCCCCGGTGGGGCCCGGTCGGCCACCCCGGGAAGCCGAGGAGGGGAGGGAAGGGGGGCGCGCCAAACGAGACAGACTGCGGGAAGACATCCCCGCTTATCTCATCGAGTACAGCCCCGAACTCGAAGATTGGCAGCGGGATATTCTCGCTGCTCTCCGGGAGGAAATGCGGTATTTCTGGCCGCAGCTCGAGACGAAGATTATGAATGAAGGATGGGCCACCTACTGGCATTTGCGGATCATGCGGGAGATGGATCTTCCTCCGGACGAGGCCTTGGAATTCGCCCGGATGCACAGCCAGGTGACGCAGCCCGGGGGCTATTCCATCAATCCGTATCGCCTGGGGTTGGCCATTTATGAAGCTCAGGGGGAAGACCTGGAGCGGCTGTTCGAGATTCGGGAAGGGGAGACAGACGTTTCCTTTCTGCGAAATTATTTGACCGAGTCATTGGTTGAAGAACAGGATCTCTACCTGTGGGAGGCGGCCCGGGGGGAGCTCCGGGTGATGGAGAAAGACTGGCGGCGGGTCCGGGACGCTTTAGTGGCCGAACGGGTGCACGGGGGGCTCCCGACGTTAGAAGTAGCCGGGGAGTCGCCCCGGGGGGAGTTGGTGTTGCACCATCGCTACGAGGGTGTGCCCCTAGACCTGAAACACCTCAAAAAAGCGCTGATGGCCGTGCGGCGGCTGTGGGGGACCACCGTTCATCTCGACACAGTGGTCGACGAGCGTCCGGTGCGGTTTACCGCTGCAGTCGACGGAGTCCGGTCGGAACCGATATACGCAGGAGGCGTCGGGCCGTCCGGGTCCTGA
- the yhbH gene encoding sporulation protein YhbH, translating to MGRTPFSLTHDDWSLHRKGQIDQERHREKVRRAIRERLADLVTEESIVLSRGGTVFRVPIRSLEEYRFRYQWDKGPRVGQGQGGTKPGDVIGRMPGARGQGAGQAGDAPGVDYYETEVSLEELENILFESWELPNRRPKDRRDMEVDHIEFTDIRKQGMMANLDKKRTILEAMRRNAREGRGAIIDLQPDDLRFKTWDEVKKPETAAVVIAMMDTSGSMGTFEKYVARSFYFWMVRFLRRNYRKVEIAFIAHHVEAKEVSEEEFFNKGESGGTRCSSAYELALELVERRYPPASHNIYPFHFTDGDNLGSDNPRTVELAERLLEYSSAMGYAEVISHGRESRLMEEFRRIQAPHLRLSAIRDREDVYRALASFFAPSRDVS from the coding sequence ATGGGGCGTACGCCGTTTTCTCTCACCCACGATGACTGGAGCTTGCACCGAAAAGGCCAGATCGACCAGGAGCGGCATCGGGAGAAGGTACGCCGGGCGATCCGGGAGCGCTTAGCGGATCTCGTCACCGAGGAGAGCATCGTCCTGTCCCGGGGCGGAACCGTTTTTCGGGTGCCGATTCGCTCCCTGGAAGAATACCGCTTTCGATATCAGTGGGATAAGGGGCCTCGGGTGGGCCAAGGGCAAGGGGGGACCAAGCCCGGAGACGTGATCGGTCGCATGCCGGGCGCCAGGGGCCAAGGGGCGGGTCAAGCCGGCGACGCACCGGGGGTGGATTATTACGAGACCGAAGTGAGTCTCGAAGAGCTGGAAAATATCTTGTTCGAGTCCTGGGAGCTCCCGAATCGCAGGCCGAAAGACCGCCGGGACATGGAGGTGGACCACATTGAGTTCACCGATATCCGCAAACAAGGAATGATGGCAAACCTCGACAAGAAGCGAACGATCCTGGAGGCGATGCGCCGCAATGCCCGGGAGGGCCGGGGAGCGATCATCGACCTGCAGCCGGACGATCTTCGCTTCAAGACCTGGGACGAAGTGAAAAAGCCGGAGACCGCCGCCGTGGTCATCGCCATGATGGACACGTCCGGCTCCATGGGGACTTTTGAAAAATATGTTGCCCGTTCGTTTTATTTCTGGATGGTCCGATTTCTTCGGCGCAACTACCGGAAAGTGGAGATCGCTTTTATCGCCCATCACGTCGAAGCGAAGGAAGTCAGCGAAGAGGAATTTTTCAACAAAGGGGAAAGCGGGGGGACCCGGTGTTCCTCCGCCTATGAACTCGCCTTGGAGCTGGTGGAGCGGCGCTACCCGCCGGCGAGCCACAACATCTACCCGTTTCATTTCACCGACGGGGATAACCTCGGCTCCGACAATCCCCGCACGGTGGAGCTGGCCGAGCGACTGCTTGAGTATTCCAGCGCCATGGGGTATGCCGAAGTGATCTCCCATGGACGGGAGAGTCGGCTTATGGAAGAATTTCGCCGGATCCAGGCTCCCCATCTCCGCCTCTCTGCGATCCGGGATCGGGAGGACGTATACAGAGCCTTGGCCAGTTTCTTCGCTCCGAGTCGGGATGTGTCGTGA
- a CDS encoding PrkA family serine protein kinase, which produces MDLRSKLDAYRRREESLAWEGTFLDYLDLVRKNPRIAQPAHARIYEMIVSAGVEIVDGHKRYAFFSRELFGLDEALERLVEEYFHPAAKRLDVRKRLLLLMGPVSGGKSTVVALLKRGLEEYTRTDEGAVYGIAGCPMHEEPLHLIPGPLRREVEEELGVFIEGDLCPQCQLRLENEYGGRIEDVRVERVVFSENRRVGIGTFSPSDPKSQDIADLTGSIDFSTIAEYGSESDPRAYRFDGELNKANRGIMEFQEMLKSDEKFLWNLLSLTQEGNFKAGRFALISADELIVAHTNETEYRAFISNKKNEALHSRMIVMPIPYNLKVSEEEKIYQKLIGQSELRHIHLAPYALRTAAMFTVMTRLRESKRAGMDLVKKMRLYDGEAVEGVQDKDVAELRAEAPDEGMFGVDPRYVMNRISSALIRSDAPCLGPLDILKSLKDGFDQHPSITPEERERLTNLIALARREYDEIAKREVQRAFVYSFEESARTLLENYLDNVEAFCSWQKIRDPITGEEMDPDEKLMRSIEEQIGVTENAKKSFREEILIRLSMYARKGKRFEYTSHPALKEAIEKKLFADLKDVIKITTSTKTPDEEQLKRINDVGRRLIEHHGYCSVCANELLQYTGSLLNR; this is translated from the coding sequence ATGGATCTCCGCTCAAAACTCGATGCTTATCGTCGCCGGGAGGAGAGTCTGGCTTGGGAGGGAACGTTTCTGGATTATTTGGACCTGGTGCGGAAAAACCCCCGCATCGCCCAGCCCGCCCATGCCCGGATCTACGAAATGATCGTGTCGGCCGGGGTGGAGATCGTGGATGGGCACAAGCGATACGCCTTTTTCTCCCGGGAGTTGTTCGGGCTGGACGAGGCGTTGGAGAGGCTGGTCGAGGAGTATTTTCATCCTGCGGCCAAAAGGCTGGATGTACGCAAAAGACTGCTCTTGCTGATGGGACCCGTCAGCGGCGGAAAGTCCACGGTGGTGGCGCTCCTGAAGCGAGGGCTCGAGGAATATACCCGAACGGATGAAGGGGCGGTCTATGGCATCGCCGGCTGCCCCATGCACGAAGAACCGCTGCACCTCATTCCCGGCCCGCTCCGGCGGGAGGTGGAAGAGGAGCTCGGGGTGTTTATCGAAGGTGACCTGTGTCCTCAATGTCAATTGCGGTTGGAGAACGAATACGGCGGCCGCATTGAAGATGTGCGAGTGGAGCGGGTGGTGTTTTCGGAGAATCGCCGGGTGGGGATCGGGACGTTCAGTCCCTCGGATCCCAAGAGCCAGGATATCGCCGATCTGACGGGGAGCATTGATTTTTCCACCATCGCCGAATACGGGTCGGAGTCGGATCCCAGGGCTTACCGATTTGACGGGGAGCTCAACAAGGCCAACCGCGGAATTATGGAATTCCAGGAGATGCTGAAAAGTGACGAGAAATTCCTGTGGAACCTGCTGAGCCTCACCCAAGAAGGGAATTTTAAAGCGGGACGGTTCGCCCTGATCTCCGCAGATGAGTTGATCGTGGCGCATACGAACGAAACGGAGTACCGGGCTTTCATCAGCAATAAGAAAAATGAAGCTCTGCATTCTCGAATGATCGTTATGCCCATTCCTTACAACCTCAAGGTCAGCGAGGAGGAAAAGATTTATCAAAAGCTGATCGGGCAAAGTGAGTTGCGCCACATTCATCTCGCCCCCTATGCCTTGCGAACGGCGGCCATGTTCACGGTGATGACCCGATTGCGGGAGTCGAAGCGGGCGGGGATGGATCTCGTAAAAAAGATGCGCCTGTACGACGGCGAGGCGGTGGAGGGGGTTCAAGACAAAGACGTGGCCGAACTCCGGGCTGAAGCGCCGGACGAGGGGATGTTCGGGGTCGACCCGCGCTACGTGATGAATCGCATCTCCAGTGCCCTGATCCGTTCTGACGCTCCGTGTCTCGGGCCGCTCGACATTCTCAAGTCCCTGAAAGATGGCTTTGACCAGCACCCTTCGATCACGCCGGAAGAACGAGAGCGACTCACCAATCTCATCGCCCTGGCGAGACGGGAGTACGACGAAATCGCCAAGCGGGAAGTCCAGCGGGCCTTTGTGTATTCTTTCGAGGAATCCGCCCGGACATTACTGGAGAATTATCTGGACAACGTGGAGGCGTTTTGTAGCTGGCAGAAGATTCGTGATCCTATAACCGGGGAAGAGATGGACCCCGATGAAAAGCTGATGCGTTCCATCGAAGAGCAAATCGGCGTCACCGAGAACGCGAAAAAATCTTTCCGCGAGGAGATTCTCATTCGCCTATCGATGTACGCCCGCAAGGGTAAGCGCTTCGAGTATACGTCACACCCCGCGTTGAAGGAGGCCATCGAGAAAAAGCTGTTCGCTGATTTGAAGGATGTCATTAAAATCACCACGTCGACGAAGACGCCAGACGAAGAACAACTGAAGCGGATCAACGATGTCGGCCGTCGATTGATCGAGCACCACGGATACTGTTCAGTGTGCGCGAACGAATTGTTGCAATACACAGGCAGTTTGCTCAATCGCTGA
- a CDS encoding OsmC family protein, with product MDVKWLGKRAFEALGQTSGHTVRIDAAESAGGEGSGVRPMEMLLMGVGGCTGIDIAMILEKMRLHIDRFEMTLNAERAEKHPQRFTKITIDYVLDGPDLTHEKVKRAVELSYHTYCSALNSLNADFEIRYTLNGETRTVVPAPAESVGGRA from the coding sequence GTGGACGTCAAATGGCTGGGGAAACGGGCTTTCGAGGCCTTGGGGCAGACCAGCGGTCACACGGTACGAATCGACGCGGCGGAGTCGGCGGGCGGTGAGGGCAGCGGCGTACGGCCGATGGAAATGCTGCTCATGGGGGTCGGAGGATGCACCGGAATCGACATCGCCATGATCTTGGAGAAAATGCGTCTCCACATCGACCGGTTCGAGATGACGTTGAATGCGGAACGAGCGGAGAAACATCCACAGCGTTTTACAAAGATCACCATCGATTACGTCCTCGACGGGCCAGACCTGACCCACGAAAAGGTCAAGCGAGCCGTGGAGTTGTCCTATCACACTTACTGCTCGGCGCTGAATTCCTTGAATGCCGATTTTGAAATCCGTTACACCCTAAACGGTGAGACGCGGACCGTGGTTCCGGCACCAGCTGAATCGGTCGGCGGACGGGCGTAA